Proteins encoded in a region of the Acipenser ruthenus chromosome 43, fAciRut3.2 maternal haplotype, whole genome shotgun sequence genome:
- the LOC131709461 gene encoding uncharacterized protein LOC131709461 isoform X3, whose translation MQCQHTTGGDPSGLGGTATANKTQRRRSAAQYDEEAMARKREYWRTKKREQRAAKKETNRARDARTRTKQQHVLPAGAAGCSSLGGFVEDEGGLIAISSEAPRGSRTSSVRGVNPCLLNPDGSYQHDSGVQDPRGQMSALENAVPKVHHPQRLPCKTLAQEAGADLPAKRLLSAAPFQIHVQEDYCPKPAVLTQPQRQTAQPLLSEIPGVESRCHRQGSATLSGVPSRLGSQPPLVARATYNEGQTAARQKQRLKLSKVVPQLHGNSVSFELSYKSNPPAVGPLPKSCNGAMEMGKPACSQSSLSQPNGPLLNSCPKVPEVRLKATAQVHSPVFPGDQTQSKKIVLNGNSPTMVQARCHQVRTSSLPVRGQRNLPQACNPKTTTPTRKQLSVGTLEGVNHTAASQGSPTTAQKQAQNIPNSVVQGCKIQNSTRGVSVPKIARPQTGLDQMEEEKAARRREYWRIKKREQRAKLTATTKERIKRRHVESQKGKRFLSRIQDGQVGWPQRGGIASQSTAPHNLPCNAATTGRLVKDLTTPGAPPHTSTVSLYPAVKQETVRPLVSDLQSPQPVCNRMALPSSAVQVCTVEAPRPAVIPTRRCVGDGAAAKIQAPADFPDRLSLNQVSPSGSYSAEPMAQISKRPDSTGNGRKVISSQVSKVPSWRQRLRDGDRWNMFRSKIHRHSVLETQRLSNQGDLKRPNAPRGNPPVTGVQSAAELEDERLARRREYWRIKKREQRAKLTAEAKARMKERDAHSRRIKRCLSILGERHRERLGFENVQNPRENILVPDVVCDAIGGFIKEDGTMSGDIPPSPADCGSVASVLESSLPSCLLPKKKSLGANQALGRARMGKTFNGINECRLQSGFRSTVNVTGSHLVSPVLLSSVGSSNASRTAASEGPRVLLHSTPKRLQHPQATMASPHSPTHLRQFQNFRAKNQRQVLLKQRLSQSTGFGGKQASENTPRTSQETFRTKPLSCHLKKVHVKKSEEKAMAVKPPSQPAPIPEDVRMARKREYWRVKKREQRAKRAARERKGMLSKSLEPQDFMNYSQSSMTNASSPRNNTSNSSLPDAVVITQMPQNLNISPNSVHQMKLDLNACSVHPEKSTLPGTIKQELNTASGCCFIKEVCPDLTVTTPSDSLSCAVQTNTSFGLAKEPKVEMDSQATEPDLVISKQQQEPRVSSPPALQVQRWQLKVQENEVHCYPLRPDPGQEQRQRDRDNARRRMQRLRQSRRGDARRPIAGRTTPIDEAARLRMRREYWRVKKQEQRAKKAAEVRLARQAQAGWETQGTGEAEQKTIGCLPKAVTHSAGLTLPPSPGPPQNLLGLPETAEKQEPQNGSVLLNTGTVTDHQRDGAASFSKHLEINETKGACSTDYATFAEPSENVSLETQVGRAEELPSCALAKGPVVILESQQDAPASSPEGPRVRRWKLRIQESDEERGAPQQNKMCESRPAAPCKATRTMTKKQLDQATLQQRREYWRLKKQEQRAKTSARKREMRRQGEAEGQRWQQLGEMQGEDEGQWFTFCEESNIMAQKSLREEEAEQNVKAEPCEDDVILLQLKDPGVGTEGPEPFSEDDVPDSEAGWRTRFLMDYDPQTALLVCMVCGVLQHQQSLESVRSHIAESHPHSLSLSAQDKHSILEAWDEQVSLRERFFSSQLKQGGADPQER comes from the exons ATGCAGTGCCAACATACAACAGGAGGTGACCCCTCAGGGCTGGGGGGCACAGCCACTGCCAACAAAACTCAGCGGCGCCGCTCTGCTGCCCAGTACGATGAGGAGGCGATGGCCAGGAAACGGGAGTACTGGCGAACGAAGAAGCGGGAGCAAAGAGCCGCTAAGAAAGAAACCAACAGAGCCAGAGATGCCAGGACGAGAACAAAACAGCAGCATGTTCTGCCTGCTGGAGCTGCCGGCTGCAGTTCCCTGGGAGGGTTTGTTGAAGACGAGGGTGGCCTGATTGCGATAAGTTCCGAGGCGCCGCGTGGCTCTCGGACCTCCTCAGTGCGGGGAGTGAATCCCTGCCTTCTTAATCCCGACGGCTCGTACCAGCATGACAGTGGTGTTCAAGATCCACGTGGTCAAATGAGCGCTCTTGAAAACGCTGTGCCCAAAGTGCACCACCCACAGAGGCTGCCCTGCAAGACACTTGCTCAGGAGGCTGGTGCTGATTTACCAGCAAAGAGGCTTTTGTCAGCCGCCCCATTTCAGATCCATGTCCAGGAAGACTATTGTCCAAAGCCAGCAGTGCTCACTCAGCCCCAAAGGCAAACCGCTCAGCCGTTGCTTTCAGAAATACCTGGTGTGGAGTCACGGTGTCATCGCCAGGGCTCTGCCACGTTATCTGGCGTTCCGTCTAGATTGGGTTCTCAACCGCCGCTAGTcgccagggcgacatacaatgaGGGGCAAACTGCAGCACGGCAAAAACAGAGATTGAAACTCAGTAAAGTCGTACCGCAGCTTCATGGCAACAGCGTTTCTTTTGAGCTAAGTTATAAAAGCAACCCCCCAGCAGTAGGTCCTTTACCAAAGTCTTGTAATGGCGCAATGGAGATGGGCAAACCGGCTTGCAGCCAGAGTTCTCTTTCTCAACCAAATGGACCTCTTCTTAACAGCTGCCCCAAAGTGCCTGAGGTTCGCCTAAAAGCGACAGCCCAAGTTCATAGTCCTGTGTTTCCTGGTGACCAAACTCAAAGTAAAAAGATTGTCTTAAACGGTAATTCTCCTACAATGGTCCAAGCCCGTTGCCATCAAGTGAGAACCTCTTCTCTGCCAGTTCGAGGACAGCGTAATCTGCCACAAGCCTGCAATCCTAAAACTACCACTCCTACACGCAAGCAACTGTCTGTCGGCACTTTAGAGGGAGTCAATCACACAGCCGCCAGCCAAGGCAGTCCAACAACTGCCCAAAAACAGGCTCAGAACATTCCAAATTCTGTTGTTCAGGGTTGTAAGATACAAAACTCCACTCGGGGGGTAAGTGTACCAAAGATAGCTCGTCCCCAGACTGGTCTAGATCAGATGGAGGAGGAAAAGGCAGCCAGACGCAGAGAATACTGGCGCATAAAGAAACGCGAGCAGAGAGCCAAACTGACAGCCACCACCAAGGAAAGGATCAAAAGGAGGCACGTTGAATCACAGAAGGGCAAACGTTTCCTCTCCAGAATACAGGACGGGCAGGTCGGTTGGCCTCAAAGAGGAGGGATTGCCAGTCAGTCCACAGCACCACACAACTTGCCTTGTAACGCTGCAACAACAGGAAGGCTTGTTAAAGATCTCACGACTCCAGGTGCACCTCCGCACACCTCCACAGTTTCATTGTACCCAGCAGTTAAACAGGAGACAGTCCGGCCCCTGGTTTCTGATCTGCAATCTCCACAGCCAGTTTGTAATCGGATGGCACTCCCCAGCAGTGCTGTGCAAGTGTGCACTGTTGAAGCACCGAGACCTGCTGTTATCCCAACTCGAAGATGTGTCGGTGATGGTGCTGCTGCTAAAATTCAGGCACCTGCTGATTTTCCAGACCGACTGTCTTTAAACCAGGTGTCACCCAGTGGCTCTTACTCAGCTGAACCAATGGCCCAGATTTCTAAAAGGCCGGACAGTACTGGAAATGGCCGAAAGGTTATTTCTTCCCAGGTTTCAAAAGTTCCTTCTTGGCGTCAGAGACTGAGAGATGGTGACCGTTGGAACATGTTCAGGTCAAAGATACACAGGCATAGTGTCCTCGAAACCCAGAGGCTGAGTAATCAAGGGGATTTGAAAAGACCCAACGCACCCAGGGGCAACCCTCCTGTGACGGGAGTCCAAAGTGCCGCCGAGCTGGAAGACGAGAGGCTGGCTCGCCGCAGGGAGTACTGGCGGATCAAGAAGCGAGAGCAGAGAGCCAAGCTGACCGCAGAGGCCAAGGCCAGGATGAAGGAAAGGGACGCGCATTCACGTAGAATCAAGCGCTGCCTGTCCATCCTgggggagagacacagggagCGTTTGGGGTTTGAGAACGTGCAGAATCCCCGAGAAAACATTCTTGTCCCAGACGTCGTCTGCGACGCCATCGGAGGGTTTATAAAAGAAGACGGCACCATGAGTGGCGACATTCCACCAAGTCCTGCAGACTGCGGGTCTGTTGCATCAGTACTGGAGAGCAGCCTACCAAGCTGCTTGCTCCCCAAGAAGAAAAGCCTAGGTGCTAACCAAGCATTAGGGAGAGCCAGAATGGGGAAAACCTTTAACGGGATAAATGAGTGTCGTCTTCAGTCAGGCTTCAGAAGTACGGTGAATGTGACGGGCTCTCATCTGGTATCTCCTGTTCTTTTGTCATCTGTTGGATCTTCTAATGCATCACGTACAGCAGCTTCAGAAGGACCCAGAGTCTTGCTGCACAGCACTCCTAAAAGACTTCAGCATCCACAAGCCACCATGGCGTCTCCACACTCTCCCACACACCTCAGACAGTTCCAGAACTTCAGAGCCAAAAACCAGCGCCAGGTCCTTCTGAAACAAAGACTGAGCCAGAGCACTGGGTTTGGCGGGAAGCAGGCTAGCGAAAACACACCTCGGACCAGCCAGGAGACCTTCAGAACGAAGCCATTGAGTTGCCACCTGAAGAAAGTCCACGTGAAAAAGTCGGAGGAGAAAGCTATGGCAGTGAAGCCTCCTAGCCAGCCGGCTCCCATTCCAGAAGATGTGAGAATGGCTAGAAAACGGGAGTACTGGAGAGTTAAGAAGAGAGAACAGAGGGCAAAACGCGCTGCTAGGGAAAGGAAAGGCATGCTATCCAAGAGTTTGGAACCCCAGGACTTCATGAACTATAGCCAATCCTCAATGACAAACGCAAGCTCCCCTCGCAACAACACTTCCAACAGCAGCTTGCCGGATGCTGTTGTGATTACCCAAATGCCCCAGAACCTTAACATTTCCCCAAACTCGGTGCATCAAATGAAACTTGATTTGAATGCCTGTTCTGTCCACCCAGAGAAGTCTACATTGCCTGGAACTATAAAGCAGGAATTGAATACAGCCAGTGGCTGCTGTTTTATAAAGGAGGTCTGTCCAGATCTTACAGTTACCACACCTTCTGACAGTctcagctgtgctgtgcagacTAATACGTCATTCGGCTTGGCTAAAGAGCCCAAAGTCGAGATGGATAGCCAAGCCACAGAGCCTGACCTTGTGATTTCAAAACAGCAGCAGGAGCCTCGGGTCTCCAGCCCCCCGGCCCTGCAGGTGCAACGGTGGCAGCTGAAGGTGCAGGAGAATGAGGTACACTGCTATCCGCTCAGACCGGACCCGGGTCAGGAGCAGAGGCAGCGAGACCGGGACAATGCCCGCAGAAGGATGCAGAGGCTGAGGCAGAGCAGGAGAGGCGATGCGAGGAGGCCCATCGCTGGCAGAACAACGCCGATAGACGAGGCCGCTAGGCTGCGAATGCGCCGTGAATACTGGAGGGTCAAGAAGCAGGAGCAGAGAGCCAAGAAAGCTGCGGAGGTCAGATTGGCCAGACAAGCACAGGCAGGCTGGGAAACGCAG GGCACAGGCGAAGCAGAACAGAAGACTATAGGGTGTCTCCCCAAGGCTGTGACTCACTCTGCAGGCCTTACCCTACCTCCATCTCCTGGACCTCCTCAAAACCTTCTGGGCTTGCCAGAGACTGCAGAGAAACAGGAACCACAAAATGGTTCGGTCTTGCTTAACACTGGTACAGTGACTGACCACCAACGAGACGGTGCAGCCAGCTTCTCTAAACACCTTGAAATCAACGAGACAAAAGGAGCCTGCTCTACCGACTACGCCACCTTTGCTGAACCATCTGAAAACGTCTCTCTGGAAACCCAGGTGGGGCGGGCAGAGGAGTTGCCCAGCTGTGCCTTGGCAAAGGGCCCTGTTGTGATACTGGAAAGCCAGCAAGATGCCCCGGCCTCCAGCCCTGAAGGCCCCCGGGTGAGGAGGTGGAAGCTGAGGATCCAGGAGAGTGATGAGGAGAGAGGGGCCCCACAGCAGAACAAGATGTGCGAGTCGAGGCCCGCAGCTCCCTGCAAGGCTACCAGAACAATGACAAAGAAGCAGCTGGACCAAGCCACCCTGCAGCAAAGGCGCGAGTACTGGAGGCTCAAGAAGCAGGAGCAGAGAGCCAAGACATCAGCGAGGAAGAGGGAGATGAGGAGGCAAGGAGAGGCGGAGGGACAGAGGTGGCAGCAGCTCGGGGAAATGCAG ggAGAAGATGAAGGCCAGTGGTTTACCTTCTGTGAGGAAAGCAACATCATGGCACAAAA GTCTCTGAGAGAAGAGGAGGCAGAACAGAACGTCAAGGCAGAGCCCTGTGAGGATGATGTCATCCTTCTACAGCTGAAAG ACCCTGGAGTGGGTACAGAAGGACCGGAGCCCTTCTCGGAGGACGATGTCCCGGACTCGGAAGCGGGGTGGCGCACTCGCTTCCTGATGGACTACGACCCCCAGACCGCCCTGCTGGTGTGCATGGTGTGCGGGGTGCTGCAGCACCAGCAGAGCCTGGAGAGTGTGAGGAGTCACATCGCAGAGAGCCACCCGCACTCCCTGAGCCTGAGCGCCCAGGACAAGCACAGCATCCTGGAGGCCTGGGACGAGCAAGTCTCCCTGAGAGAACGCTTCTTCAGCAGCCAGTTAAAGCAGGGGGGTGCAG ATCCTCAAGAAAGATAA